ACGTCGACCGTCTGCGGGTGGCAGTGCTCGGAGACGAAGAAGGTGTTCCGCTCCGCGCTGCCGCCCATCCCGTACGCCATCGCCATCGCCTCGGCGGCGGCGGTGCCCTCGTCCAGCAGCGACGCGTTGGCGACGGGGAGGCCGGTCAGGTCCACCACCATCGTCTGGAAGTTGAGGAGCGCCTCCAGGCGGCCCTGCGCGATCTCGGCCTGGTACGGCGTGTACTGCGTGTACCACCCGGGGTTCTCCAGGATGTTGCGCTGGATCACCGGCGGCACGATGCAGTCGTGGTACCCCATCCCCAGGAAGGAGCGGAAGACCCGGTTGCTGGACATCATCTCCCGCAGCTCGGAGAGGAGCTCGTACTCGCTGCGCTCCGGCCCCAGCTTCAGGGGGCGCTCCAGGCGGATGGATGGCGGCACGGTGTCGTCGATCAGCGCGTCCAGCGACGGGTAGCCGAGCGTCTCCAGCATCTCCCGGATCTCGCCTTCATCCGGGCCGATGTGGCGGCGGACGAAAGTGTCCGTGTGGGCAAAGACCGATCTATTCACGGTGCGTCTCCAATTGGCGGCGTACAGTTGCGAAGGCCGAAAATTTAGCCGGGCCGTCAAGGCGCCGCAAACCGCGCCGCCCGTTTTCGTCACGCTGCGCGTAGCACGCGCGTTGTGAAGGCGTCCCGTACACCGAACCCCGCTCCAGGAGCCCCCGCCATGCGCCGCGCCCTCATCCTCATAGCCGCGCTCCTCGCCGCCTCACCTGCGGGCGCCACCTCGCCCGACGATTGGCGCGCCGCCGAGACTGCCCGCATCCAGGCCCACCTCCTCGGCGCCGAGCGGAAGATGGAGTCTCACGACGTGTCGCACCTGACTGCACCGCAGCGGGAGGCGCGCGGGCGTGCCCTGGCCGCGCTGCGCCGCTACCGCGTGGCCGGCCAGTTCCCGCACAACCACCGGGTCCCCGGCGCGCGCGTCCCGGTCTTCGTGGACGAGCACGGCACCCCGTGCGCCATGGCGTACCTGATCGCCGAATCGGGGAGCGTGGCGCTCGTACAGCGCATCGCCGCCACCCGCAACCTCGCCCTCATCCGCCAGCTCGCCGACGACCCGGAGCTGGTCGCCTGGCTCCGCGCCAACGGGATGACCGCCGCCGAGGCCGCGCGCGTGCAGCCGGCGTACGGCGGAGAGGAGCCGGAACCGACCTCGGACGAGTTCATGTGGGCGTACCACATCGCGACCGGCGCGTCGACGCTCTCCAATGCGGGCCTGATGCACATGAGCCTGCAGCGCGAGTCGCGCACGTGGAGCGGGCTGGCCGTCGCGGGCGGCGCACTTCAGACGGTGATCGGGATCGGCGGGCTGGGCGAGGTCTCGGCGCGGCCGTACGGGATCTTCAACACGGGCTTCGGCGCCGCGACGACGCTGATCGGCGCCTACACGCTCTTTCGCCCCGCGGCCGCCCCGGCGCTTACCCGGAGCGTGCGCCTGGCCCCCGGCCACCACGCCCTCCTCGCCGCCGCCCCCCTTGCGACGGCGGACGGCGGCGTCGGCCTGACCGCCACACTGCGCTTCTGAGATCCGCCAAACTGCATCCCCGCGCAGAGGCGCAGAGACGCAGGGATCGAGCAGCAGAGAACTGCACAAGGAGGCACAGAGGGAATCCTCCGTGCCTCCTTGCTTCTCCGTAACCCTCTCCTGCGTCTCCGCGTGAGGCCCTTGGATCAGGGCGCCCCGGACCGCGCCTGGAACACGAGCTCGTTGAGGGGCACCGCCGCCGCGAACGGCTCGTACAGCGCCTCGGTCAGCCGGGCGTCCGCGATGCCGAAGCCGAACAGCGCCAGCGCCGCGCACTCGATCGCCGTCCCCAGGTCCTCGAGGGTGGCCTCGTCCAGCGCCCACGCATCGGCCCATGCGTCCGCGGCGTGGAGGGCGCGCTGGCAGGCGGGATCCTCCTCCGCGTCGGGGAAGATCTCGGTGACGCCGTGGGAGACGAGCGAGGCCGCTTCTTCGAACAGCGGCGTGACGGCGATGTCGCGGAAGCGGGCGAGCACGCTGCGCCAGCCTTCGTCGCCCATGGTCTCCATGTGGCGGGCGAAGTGCGCCACCAGCCAGCGGTTGCGCTCCAGCATCACGGCGGGCGGGGGCGGCGCCTCGTCCCCCACGTGGCCGCAGCCGGCCAGGCCGTGCCAGGCGTCGGCCAGCCAGTCCAGGAGCCGCTCGGCCGTCATCGTCTCGGGAGAGCGATTGGGGCAGGTGGGGTCGTCGCAGTCGCACTCGGTCCCCTTGAGGAGGTCGAACGCGTTGCCGAAGCTCACCAGCGCCTTCCGCAGGTCGGAGATGGCGCGGTTGCGGGCATCGGTCTCGGGGCGCCGGGCGGCACCGGGAAAGCTCATCATGGTTCACACACGGGTGGGGTGCGGCGGACGACGGGCCGCCGCGCACATTCCCCGGTACGTCGCAGAGCCGCCGGTGTTCCCCTGGGGCACGCTTGCCGGGGCAGGGGAGGGCGCGTATCGTGTCCCCCCGGCCGGCAACCCCCTTATTCCTGGCATGAGGAACGCGCGATGGCGAACGTCCCGCAGGACCTGCGATATACCGAGAAGCACGAGTACGTGAAGGCCGCGGGCGACGGCGTGTACGCGGTGGGGATCACCGACTACGCGCAGGGCGAGCTGGGCGACATCGTGTTCGTGGAGCTCCCAGCCGCCGGAACGCGCCTCCAGGCGATGCAGACCTTTGGCACCATCGAGGCCGTGAAGGCCGTCTCCGACCTCTACTCCCCGATCTCGGGCGAGGTGGTGGAGTCGAACGCCGCTCTCGATGCCGACCCCGCCGCCGTGAACAACGACCCCTATGGCGCCGGCTGGATGATCAAGGTCCGCGCCGACGACTCGTCGGAGGTCGAGGGGCTGCTGGATGCGGCGGCGTACGAGAAGCTGATCGGATAAAACGGCAGTGCCAAGTGCCAAGTGCCTGGTGCTCAGTAACAACTCACTAGGCACTGGGCACTGGGCACTGGGCACTTTCTCCCTGAGGTTCCATGGCTCGACTCACCTGGCACGGCCACTCCTGCTTCACCCTGGAGACCGGCGACGGCACGCGGATCATGTTCGATCCGTGGCTCGACCAGAACCCCGTGGCCGACATCAAGACGGACGCGGTGGAGCGGCTGGACTACATCCTGGTGTCGCACGGGCACTTCGACCACTTCGCGGACTGCGTGAAGCTGGCGAAGAAGACGGGAGCCACCGTCGTCTCCACCTTTGAGCTGGTCGCCTTCTGCCAGAAGCAGGGGGTGGAGAACGGGCACGGGATGAACATCGGCGGAGGGTACCAGTTCCCCTTCGGCCGCGTGAAGCTGACACCCGCCCTGCACACGGGCAGCATCGACGGCGACGAGGAAGGCGCCTTCACCACCGACTGCGCCGGCTTCCTGCTCACGCTGGCCGGCGGGCGGCGCCTCTACCACGCCGGCGACACGGCGCTGATCACGGACATGCAGCTCCTTCGGGGCCAGGTGGACGTCGCGCTCCTCCCCATCGGCGACAACTACACCATGGGTCCGGAAGACGCCGCCCGCGCCGTCGAGTTCATCCAGCCAGCCACGGTGGTCCCCATGCACTACGACACCTTTGACCTGATCCGTCAGGACCCCGAGGAGTTCCGCCGCCTCGTCGGTGGCCTCGCGCGGGTGGAGGTGATGAAGCCGGGGACATCGCTCGAGCTGTGACTTCGACCGGTGGCTCCTTCCGAGCGGGGGCGTCCTAAAGGGGCGCCCCCGCATCGTTTTACGCCAACCGCGGATCGACTTTTGCGGGCCCGATTGTGGGTCGCGGAGGGTGTGGTTAGCGTGGTTCATGCCGCCCTCCGTGTACATCGAAACGAGCATCGTCAGCTACCTGGTCGCGCGCCCCAGCCGCGATCCCATCATGGCCGCCCGCCAGCACCAGACCCGCGACTGGTGGGAGAACCGGCGGGGGGAGTACCGGCTGGTGACCTCTGAAATCGTTACCCGGGAAGCCGCGCGCGGTGAAGCGATGATGGCACAGGCGCGGATGAACATTTTGCACGCTCTTCCCACTCTGGCGGTGCACAAGGACGCGGATGATCTCACAAGATCGCTTCTGGCACGTGGACCCCCCCATCGAAGGCCGAGACGGACGCGTACCATATCTCGCTCGCGGCGGTGAACGGGCTTGATTACCTGTTGACGTGGAACTGCAGGCACATCGCGACTCCGAGAATGTACTCAACCATCGCGAAAGTCATCCAGAAACACGGATTCCGCCTGCCGGCGCTCTGCACGCCAGACGACTTGCTGAGGAGGTGACGGTATGCAGGACAAGGACAAGCAGATCAACGTAAACGATCCGGACTACGACGATCCCATTCTCGCCGAGATCCGCCAGATCCGGAACGAGTTCTCGGAGCAGTTCAAGGGCGATATCAGCGCGATGAGCCGATACTTCGAGGAACAGCGGCGGCTGCATCCAATCGAAGGGATAATCGAAACGGTGCCGCGTCGCATCCACAGCGGACCGGCCCAGGGACGGGAAGCAGCATGGGCCACGAAAAGCCGATCAACGTGAACGATCCCGATCACGTCGATGAAGTTATGGAAGAGCTCTGGGAGATCAGACGGGAGCTGTCAGCCCAGTTTAACGGGGATATCAAGGCGATGGGGCGGTACTTTCGTGAGCAGGAACGACTCCACCCCGAGCGCATGTCTACCCGCACGGCACGGCGGAGCAAGCCTCAGGCGCCCAAGGCGAACGGCTCCGCTTCGGAGCCCGACGCAGCCTGAAGCGCAACTGCATTCCAGAGCCCCGCGGCCCCTCCGAGCCGCGGGGCTTCTTGACGCCCGCCCGCACCACCCCCATTCTCGGCCAGCGGCCAACCTTTCCTCGTCCCCATTCCCCGATGTCCTGGCGTCTCCTCGATACGCCGCCCGCGCGGGGGGCGTGGAACATGGCGCTGGACGAGGCGCTCGCCGAGTCGGTGGCGGAGGGCGGCGGGCCGGTGCTGCGCTTCTACCGCTGGAGCCCGCCGTGCCTCTCGCTGGGGCGCAACCAGCCCGCGGCGGGGCTGTACGACGAAGAGGCGATCCGCGCGCGCGGCTGGGACGTGGTGCGGCGCCCCACGGGCGGGCGCGCCGTACTCCACCACCGCGAGCTCACCTACTCCGCCGCGCTTCCCGACACGCTCCTGGGCTCTCCGAGAGAGGCGTACACGGCGATGAACCGCGCGCTGGTGTCGGGGCTGCGCCAGTTGGGAGTGGACGCGGCGGTGCAGGGCGACACCGGGAGGCGCGCGCCCGTCCCGTCGACGTCGCCGTGCTTCGCGGAGCCGGTGGAGGGGGAGGTGATGGCCGGCGGACGCAAGCTGGTGGGCAGCGCGCAGCGGCGGATGGGGAGCGTCGTCCTGCAGCACGGCTCGCTTCCGCTGGAGGACGACCAGGGCGAGGTCGCGGCGCTGCTGCGCCAGCCCATGGCGGACGCGGACCGGCCGGCCGCGCTCGTGCCGCTGCTGGGGCGCGAGCCGGCGTGGGAAGAGCTCGTCGCGGCGCTGGCGCAGGGGTGGCGCGAGGCGCTGGGTGCGGAGGTCGAACCAGGCACTCCCACGGAGCGCGAGAGGGCGCGGGCGGAGGCGCTGGCGGAGCGCTACGGCGGGACGGCATGGACTTGGCATCGATAGGCCGCGCTTAGACCCAACGCGGCGGGGGCAAGCCCCCCGCGCACCAACCCTGTCCGTCTGAGGCAAGGCATGCCCGCACCCCGCGCACTTCGAGCGTACACGATCTTCAGCGCCCTGGCACTCCTGGCCGCGTGCGGCGGCGAGGGAGGGAGCGGGGGCGGCAACGGCGGTTCCGGCGGCGCGGGGCAGGGCGGCACCGCCATCGTCGGGATACTGGGGAACGTCCAGTCGTTCAACCCGGTGACCAACACCGCCTCGACGGTGCAGGACATCGAACGGTACATGCTGTTCACCCCGCTCATCCAGTTCGACGAGAAGCTGCAGCCGCGGGCGTACCTGGCCGAGAGCTGGCAGATGGAGGGCGACACCGGGGTGACGATGAAGCTGCGCCGCGACGTGAAGTGGCACGACGGGCAGCAGGTCACCGCCGAGGACGTGAAGTTCACCTTCGACCTGGCCAAGAACCCCAAGGCGACCTCGGGGCTCGTGGGCTCGGTGTACCTGACGCAGGTGAAGTCCGCCACGGTGGTGGACCCGTACACCATCCGCTTCGCCTTCACCCGGCCGCACGCGATGGCGCTGGAGGACTTCTGGTGGTCGCCGGTGCCCAAGCACATCCTGGGGAACGTGCCGCCGGAGCAGCTCACCCAGCACCCGTACAACCAGAAGCCCATCGGCAGCGGGCCGTTCAAGGTGGCGGACTTCCGGCCCAACCAGAGCCTGGTGCTGGAGGCGAACCCCGGCTTCCCCGCGGGAATGGGCGGACGGCCGAAGCTGGACCGCGTCGTCTTCCGCATGATCCCCGAGGCCACCACGCTGGTGACGGAGCTGCTCAACGGCACCGCGGACGTGATCGGCTGGACGC
The DNA window shown above is from Longimicrobium sp. and carries:
- the gcvH gene encoding glycine cleavage system protein GcvH → MANVPQDLRYTEKHEYVKAAGDGVYAVGITDYAQGELGDIVFVELPAAGTRLQAMQTFGTIEAVKAVSDLYSPISGEVVESNAALDADPAAVNNDPYGAGWMIKVRADDSSEVEGLLDAAAYEKLIG
- a CDS encoding metal-dependent hydrolase gives rise to the protein MARLTWHGHSCFTLETGDGTRIMFDPWLDQNPVADIKTDAVERLDYILVSHGHFDHFADCVKLAKKTGATVVSTFELVAFCQKQGVENGHGMNIGGGYQFPFGRVKLTPALHTGSIDGDEEGAFTTDCAGFLLTLAGGRRLYHAGDTALITDMQLLRGQVDVALLPIGDNYTMGPEDAARAVEFIQPATVVPMHYDTFDLIRQDPEEFRRLVGGLARVEVMKPGTSLEL
- a CDS encoding lipoate--protein ligase family protein gives rise to the protein MSWRLLDTPPARGAWNMALDEALAESVAEGGGPVLRFYRWSPPCLSLGRNQPAAGLYDEEAIRARGWDVVRRPTGGRAVLHHRELTYSAALPDTLLGSPREAYTAMNRALVSGLRQLGVDAAVQGDTGRRAPVPSTSPCFAEPVEGEVMAGGRKLVGSAQRRMGSVVLQHGSLPLEDDQGEVAALLRQPMADADRPAALVPLLGREPAWEELVAALAQGWREALGAEVEPGTPTERERARAEALAERYGGTAWTWHR